TTACGGTATGCTTTGCTAGGCTTTGCCACGCTGAAACTGCTTTATCTTTATAAACCTTGTTGATCCACATCAACAAACCTTGACCCACCGTACTGGTTCTTGGATCTTGATAAATAATTTTTAGGTCTTCACGTTCAACTAATTCTTGCAAACTTTTTGGCGGCTTTTGTAATTTTTTACTATTATAAATAAACGCAAATTCACCGAAATCATAGGGATAAAAAGTGTTATCTTGCCATTGATAAGGTAAATTTAACTCCACTAAATCTAATTGATAAGGTGTAAATAAATTAGATTGTTTTGCCTCTGGCAAAGTGAAATTATCCAAGCCTAAAACAATATCCGCCTTTGTTTTTTTACCCTCCAATCGCACACGATTAAACATTGTAATAGCGTCTTGAAACGGCATAAATTTCAAATTACAACCACACTCTTTTTCAAAAAGTGGTTTTAGTAAAGGTGCTGGCCCCCATTCGGCGGTGAATGAATCATAAGTATAGACCGTTAACGTCGGCACTTCTGCTGATGCGATTGTTGAAAATGCAAGTGTTGAAAAAATAAATAATGGACGAATTTTCATATGATTTCCTTCTAAAAAATAAAAATAGAAGGATTTAAAACAGAATTTTTAAATTGAACTGCCTCAAATCCCTACGCTGATATTACTCAGATCAGGTTCTATGGGTATTTCTCAGCTTTTGCAAAAAGGTAAAAAAATATCACCGCTTGCACGCACCCCAATGAGAACGTTGCGATTATAAAAAAAATAAAAACTGAATACAATAAGAATCACGAAAGCAACTATTTGATTCTAAATTGATCCCAACAATCATATTTTAAGCAACTACAATTAAATTCACCCAATGCTCTTCTCAATACGCTAAATTGCCTGTATAATCCCCCCGCAAACGTTTCTACTACTTTTATTTAAGGAATTTTTGCAATGCTAAGAATCAAACAAGAAGCATTAACTTTTGACGATGTATTACTCGTCCCTGCTCATTCAACTGTATTACCAAATACAGCTAACCTCTCAACCCAACTTACCAAAGATATTCGTTTAAATATCCCAATGCTTTCAGCTGCAATGGATACCGTAACCGAAGCAAAATTAGCAATTTCTCTTGCACAAGAAGGCGGCATTGGATTTATTCATAAAAATATGTCTATCGAACGCCAAGCTCAACGAGTACGAATTGTGAAAAAATTTGAAAGCGGTATTGTGAAAGATCCAACAACCGTTTCACCTGATATTACCCTTGCAGAACTTGCTGAAATCGTGAAAAGAAATAAATTTGCGAGTTTTCCTGTGGTTGATAGCAATAATGATCTTGTTGGTATCATTACTGGGCGAGATACACGTTTTGTGTCAGATTTAACCAAAAAAGTGTCAGAAATGATGACACCAAAAGAAAAGCTAATTACCATTAAAGAAAACGCTGAACGCTCTGAAATTTTAAAACTAATGCACGACAACCGTATTGAAAAAGTGCTTGTGGTTGATGATAATTTCAAATTAAAAGGAATGATCACCGTTAAAGATTTCCAAAAAGCCGAACAAAAACCAAATGCGTGTAAAGATGAATTTGGACGTTTACGTGTCGGCGCTGCGGTTGGAGCTGGTGAAGGCAATGAAGAACGCATTCAAGCATTAGTTGACGCAGGCGTAGATATTCTTCTTATCGACAGTAGTCACGGTCACTCAGAAGGCGTATTACAGCGTGTGCGTGAAACCCGTGCAAAATACCCTGATTTACCAATCGTTGCAGGTAACGTTGCCACAGCAAGCGGTGCGATTGCCTTAGCAGATGCGGGTGCAAGTGCGGTGAAAGTAGGAATTGGTCCAGGTTCAATTTGTACCACTCGTATCGTAACAGGTGTAGGCGTGCCACAAATTACCGCGATTTCAGAAGCCGCAGAAGCATTAAAAGATCGTGGAATCCCTGTGATTGCCGACGGTGGTATCCGTTTCTCAGGCGATATCGCAAAAGCGATCGCAGCAGGTGCATCTTGCGTAATGGTAGGTTCAATGTTTGCGGGAACAGAAGAAGCACCAGGTGAGATCGAATTATATCAAGGACGCTCATTCAAATCTTATCGTGGAATGGGATCGCTTGGTGCAATGTCAAAAGGCTCATCGGA
This DNA window, taken from Phocoenobacter uteri, encodes the following:
- the guaB gene encoding IMP dehydrogenase, with the translated sequence MLRIKQEALTFDDVLLVPAHSTVLPNTANLSTQLTKDIRLNIPMLSAAMDTVTEAKLAISLAQEGGIGFIHKNMSIERQAQRVRIVKKFESGIVKDPTTVSPDITLAELAEIVKRNKFASFPVVDSNNDLVGIITGRDTRFVSDLTKKVSEMMTPKEKLITIKENAERSEILKLMHDNRIEKVLVVDDNFKLKGMITVKDFQKAEQKPNACKDEFGRLRVGAAVGAGEGNEERIQALVDAGVDILLIDSSHGHSEGVLQRVRETRAKYPDLPIVAGNVATASGAIALADAGASAVKVGIGPGSICTTRIVTGVGVPQITAISEAAEALKDRGIPVIADGGIRFSGDIAKAIAAGASCVMVGSMFAGTEEAPGEIELYQGRSFKSYRGMGSLGAMSKGSSDRYFQSDNAADKLVPEGIEGRIPYKGYLKEIIHQQMGGLRSCMGLTGCATIEELRTKAEFVRISGAGIKESHVHDVSITKEAPNYRLG
- the thiB gene encoding thiamine ABC transporter substrate binding subunit, translated to MKIRPLFIFSTLAFSTIASAEVPTLTVYTYDSFTAEWGPAPLLKPLFEKECGCNLKFMPFQDAITMFNRVRLEGKKTKADIVLGLDNFTLPEAKQSNLFTPYQLDLVELNLPYQWQDNTFYPYDFGEFAFIYNSKKLQKPPKSLQELVEREDLKIIYQDPRTSTVGQGLLMWINKVYKDKAVSAWQSLAKHTVTIGKGWSETYGAFLKGESDMVLSYSTSPLYHQWYEKNDDYKAVSFAEGHLSQIEVAAILKSSKHKELARQFLAFLHKKEPQKIIATHNIMKPVIAENIDPALNNLPKYKVLEMQSPDKNTLRKWQFEWQKAVSQ